In Macadamia integrifolia cultivar HAES 741 unplaced genomic scaffold, SCU_Mint_v3 scaffold808, whole genome shotgun sequence, the genomic stretch tgcagcacctagacaggcaggacgacggttccgctagccagttagcgggtcgtgggggttgcaaggggggcaggaggccccctgcatagcaaggggtgtaagggggcgtagccccccgctcgaattttttatttgagggcaattgtgtactttctggattaaggtttttttcgctatatatttgtagcgagggtttctttatctgtaatgcaagtaatattgagaggtgtgagaacgagcgctgtaaccctattctccattgatagtgaagcaggatctcatctcaccagggacatagacaatcttgccaaacctcgtaaaattcgtgtgcattgtttgttttgtttttccattatcttctgcatcgttttagggttgcgtttctacagtttCTCCCTCTACTTTCAAGTGGGACTTGAGAGGATCAATGGCCTACTGGTTGCCTTCCTTGTGACAGTTTTCAATACTAACTACAAGCATTATCCTTCAGTCAGGCTAGGTAAATTCTCAAGGCTCTGCAATTGCTGCCTTATCTGATATCATCAATGTTTCTAACATTCTTCAAGGGGAGGCAGCAGCTGTTCGTTCTGGCCTACTTCATACGCTAGCAGAATGTTGTGATCACATCTTCATTGAATCAAATTCCAAAGAGCTCATTTCTTATCCCACAAAGGCAAACTCTAACCCTCCATTGGATGTTCTACCTATGGTTAGAGATATTCAGCATCTCTCCACTTACTTTGGAAGctgctttttctcttttcttccaagGTCCCTCAATATGGTCAGAAAAACCGTGTCATCTACGTGTATGACAAGTTGGCACTTATCCACTCACTCCATGGCTAGTCCAAATTTGTAATTGTGACTCCATGCGTTTTTTCACGCAATAATGAATAGACTCTcttttacgaaaaaaaaaaaaaaaaaggctaggTAAATGGATTCCTGGTCATTCCTGGTCAGTCCTATAACAATTGCCACATGGCACActaagataattaaaataataaattgaggAAGGAAAGCTGATGGGATAAGGAGCTGCGATGCTCAAGTTGTTGCCAGGACTTCTTgacgatggtggtggtggtttggCTGGTGTCCAAACACCCGGTTCAAAATCATGGATAACCTCACTCCACCCTGTGCTATCCTTTTGGCAACAATTGGAAATCTAGAATTGAAATACTCATCTGCAAACATTAAGGAAAAGTTTAATTTTGTTAatagattttcaaagctttatgtACTAACTATGGGTGTTAATTGGTCAATTCAATCCAGTTTCACTCGGATGGTAATAggtcaaatcaaaaccaaatcattaaGCCAAAATTCTGTGTCAAtacggtttgatttggtttttttattGGGTTAGCTTAATAGCCTGTTATCATCTGCCAATTACtcgtttggttttggtttttccaaaatcatggctttttaatcttttttttttattttttatttattatttttttattattatatcagtttttgggtttgattcaaattccaattttggttggtttagtttggtttcCCTTTCTTCCAGTTTCATAAGAAAACCATACCACTAAGGTTTGATTCATCCTGAATTAGTGGCTTCTATTGGTTCTACTGGTTCCGGTtggaaattgacacccctacccctaTTGATCTTCAAATTTTACTCCCATAGATGAATATATTGAGGCCAAATAGGGAGCACTTCCTACTTGGACTGTTCATGAACCGATCCTCATTTTTAGAACTCAAATTACGacaatttagatgtgaaccatCCAGTCTCAATAGGAGTGTCATTGCCAAGCCTGCACTCATTTGACTAATCAAGCCCGATCATTTAAAGACCACACCAGCCTGCATGGATtattaaacatgttgggcttGAGCCTACATCGTTTTTACACATGTACTACAGGGTGTAATGGGTAAACCTGATGGCAATCCAATTGGCCCGGCCCATTTACAAGCCCAATTTAACCTAATTAGTTTAGCCCAACCggttatatttatattttgatttctttgaatAGGATAGGGTataaattgatatttttatcaattattaaatataattaaataatatatttttctaaattaatgataatttaataaaatatattaaagtatcttaaatctaacaCAATTAAAGATTATTTAAGTAGTGTTTAACGCCCAACTATAAACTGATTAGGAGAAGCTTGGTTAAAATCTGGAATTCAACGAAGCCCAACACAAGATCTACTCATGTCCAAGGTTATAGGCCTGCCAGGCCTACTAAGCTCGACTGAGACCAGCCTGGCCCGACCGGTTGAAACCACTGAGTCTCATGAAGATTAAGAAGTTAAACATTGTACTTGGGAGGTTCTTCAATTATTCCCCTGAATACTAGTTAATATCCTGAGATATTTTTGAATAATGTCTTAGGGTGATGAGGTTATCTTACCAGATAAAGTTTCACCAGCCGTAATACCCTTGTAACCCCATTTGCATGCCAAGTCTATGCTCTCTGCAGCCCACCTGTAATACATGGCCGGTAAAAATGAGAACCTGTGGATCTTCacaggaagaggaagaagaagaagaagaagaagagagagtccTACTTGGTTGGACAAGCTGACAGATCATCACAATTTGTCCAAGATGAAAGGTCATCTGACCAGACTCCCTGTAACACCACAATCAAAACTAGGTAAGCCTATCTGATATATTAAAAGAGAACCTTCTTCCTGTTATATGAAAACACAGCTGCTTAGTTAGTTCTTACATGGGTGAAGTTATTCTGTATGTCTTCTTGGAACAGGTCCATATCATTATTATATAATTCCTTTTCAGCAGTAAGTATGATCTCTCTGTCCCAGACCTACAcagtggggaaaaaaaatgaatgattaacAAACAGATGGAGCAAGATTAGCAATCTTCCAAAGAAATTTGAAGTTATAAGTCTCTATATCAGCTAGGTGGTGAGTCTGAATTGAAAGAGTACTGAAGTTCCTgatgaaaaaggaaataaaggaaCAGATAGATCTTAGCTAGTACTCACATGGTGAAGGTTAGACTTGTGCCTGAACCAACGTAAGTCAATGGTGTTCCCACCTTCATCACTTGTGAATCCAACATGCATCGGCTGAAAGGACAAGGACAGACGAATGAACATAATTGAGAACAGCCCAGAAGAAGGATAtgaagcttaaaaaaaaatcgcAAACAAACACATAACATGAAAGAAATTTACATGGTTCAATAAAATTGCCAACATCCACGGTGAGATAAGAAgcccaagggggtagcacagttggtgagtaACGAATTTGGTACGAGCTGTAAACTCGGATGTCCTAAGTTaattcgactcccactaggcacaccttgagccccactcacacggggtgtttagtactcttcattgcttttaatgaaagttgaatggttctcattcaaccccggtatgacccgatccatgcggttgtggagtcaatatgggcccgtgggactagtcaggccaaaggcctggatacccatctttagcaaaaaaaaaaaatatatgtttctCAATCAATGTAGAATAGGGTCCTTAATTATTAATCTCTAGAAAAAATCTTGTTACAAATTTATGGTGAAACCTGGTACATGTAGTTTACCGAAATATCCATATAAtcctaaaaaataatttcttagACAACGCAAACATATATGGTTGACCAATTTTTCTAACCCCTAGGTCTCCTAACGCCCTTCAAAGTCAACCCACATATGCAAATgaaggaatacaagacatcatcaTACCCCAACAAAGGAGGAACACTGAAGAGGCCTAGCTAACATACATAGTATAGCTCATACCTGATGGACATCTCCCATGAAGTGTGCCAAGAATATTAAGGCCTCAGTCATATTATCTGGAATAAGAAATATAAAGAAGAAAGCAATCAACAGTCAAGAATATAAAGCAAAATCAGATGCAGGAGGGCTCTGATATCATGAGAAGTTAAAGCTTTACAAGGGCCGGTTCCCTTACGGCGACGGTCAGATGATCCTTCTTTGTAATGAGCCAACTGAGATGTAAAATTCTGAACAGCACCAGCAACACACATATCCTTCAATCCATGTTGGTCGTGACAATCCCCTTTATAAGAAGGTGGTGATGATAAAACATGTTAGTACTTAGAAATTTATGAGGTATGAGTAAATAGTATTTTAAGGAACCGTTTGACAATATTTTGTTTCTGCGTtctcttgttcccagaaatggagaaacagcctaaaaagcGTTGATAAAGTTTTTCGTTTCACCCGTTCCTAGAAacacaaataaaaatttatcctatttacaattctaaaaatgACTTTGACgatgtcgtttctagaaatgaatttgaaagaaaaaaaaaggttgttgtgctcgataaatctctcaactatttaaacctaaaaagaggcaattgaaccctctctcccttttgggcatccgatgttattattggggtttttagtggcattatgtctgcaaaaaacgttttgagaaacatgtttatcaaacaccaaaaaatccatttttgtttccaaaatcgtGAAAAgctgtttttgttgtttcttgaCATAGAAATAACAGAAACGATATCAAATGGTACCTAAGTAAAATCACTTACTGGAATAATCAAAGGAGCAAGCTTGATCAGGAGTGTCAATGAAGTGAAGGGGGCTAGACCACCGGTATTTGTACCAGTGACGAATTTGATCCGGCCATGTACATAAGGATGACAAGTCTCCATCAACATTTTCAGGTAGTAAATGACGAACAACCTCTGATGCTGCTGGATCTAGAAGAGACTAGTTACAGTTTAACAGTGATCATTAGTTAGTAGTTATCACAGAGGAAGCATAATCAGATAGTCCCTCTCAAacaagagaggaggaagaagaagaaaggggtggGTAAGGGGGAgaacatgtaaaaaaaaaaaaaatacaaggggttctttattattattctctctTGCTGTCCATGTGATCTCATGAGGATGATTCTTGTAATCTACACAGCCATTGGTATGGTGTGCATATTATTCCTCACGTTAGCATTGTGGGAAGAatgtggtttcgctggatatACGTGTAGTGCATGTAAACTAGGCGATAATCACATatcttttttgtttccaaaattaccTCTTTCATTTACTAAAAGCTAGTGGATGGGACATGTGTCTTCCGCTGAACATATGTGCAACGGAATCAAACTCTTTTGGGGGTGCCCtctccaaaaacaaaaaaaataaaaaataatttgtacAGTTGTTGAAGGTGTGAAAGTGAAATGTTTACTCCGGGTAGAACACAAATGTAGGTAGAAGAAGAGGTAAATGATCGAGGAAAGTACTAATGGGTTGTTTTGAAGTCTATTAACCTAGGCGAAAGTGATTTCATGGTTTCAAGATAAATGCAAGTACCATTTAAGGATGTATTATTATTTTCCTACGATAGGGGAAGTACTAAGGTGGGTGAACCATACTCTATGGGTGGAGAAAAAGTTTCCCCCAAATTTATTATGTCTTCAAACTATAAGCTTTCATGGGACCATCTACAAAGAATTGCTAATATCTTTGAAGAGTTGCGTAACTTAATCAGTATCTTTCTTATCCTTAAGGAAAACTGACAGTGATCCTTGCCTTTCCCTTTTATTGATAAAGGTATGGCTCTTTATATTTGCAACTCCTAATGTTTCTTTGttaataaacaaatgaagtaAATAAGGGAATTCATATCTCACAAAGGTGAGAGGAATGTATATGTTGGCTTCCCAATTTTATGATTAATATGTGCTGCTAGGGATAATACTTTGTAAAGCTGTGAGAAAACTCCTATTGTCATATGCTTATGAAATCAATTTATGGGCATGGTCCACACATAGACACAAGCCATATATGTGATCAAGATGTCATTAAGATATATCAATCTGGGTTGGTGAAATCAAGTTAGAGACCtgtttgttcttggactacacACCAAGGATCAACAGGATCAAAAGTTAACTAACCcaattatcaaaataaaaatcttctaagatttttgaaaattaaatcaaattaacaaataaaaaaacactGCTAGCTGCTACCCTTTGATCAAGCTAAACCTATTTTAGTTCTAGTAGTATCATAACTGGGACCCAAATAAAAGTAGGTCCCAACACCCAAAACTTGTCAAAATTCAACATGTGGCATCCCATATGTTACAGTGAAGAAATTAAATCAGTTTATATTATTACCTGTGCTATGCGGCAGGTCATGATATGGCCCTCTTTGCTCCAGGCATGAGCTCCTGGTGCTGAgatgaaaacaaaaacaaacccAATGGACAAAACAAGAAACAGAGGAGACAACCATCTCAATACCTTCATACCCATTTTTTCTCCAACAATTGACACTCTAGTCTTatgatcttcttctctttggttGTTGACTCAGGAACAGGAACATAAGGGAATTGATCAACTCATCCAATATGTATATATAACGTAAAAGAAGTTCCCATTGAGTGCAAGTTTTCTCATATATGTGTTATGAGTGCCCCAAAAGTCTTCCAAGGCTTTAACTTGAAGattaaagaataagaaaaaggaaaggaacatGGGAATATACCTCAGCATAACTACTTGAGGACGTCAATACCAAAACTGAACTAATAAAATATAAGAGGTAACCAATACTGTTCCCTTTCTTCTTGGCTTGGAAGAATCAGGTACAGTAATTATATGTTCATGAAGCTGGCGTGTTGGGAAGTCTTCAGTGAAGATCTGGCCGGCCACGGAtcttattcttctctctctctctctctctctctctctctctctctctctctctaccatgTGGGTCTGGTTTCTGAGACGGCTATTTCCAGAGTAGGCAATCGATAGAGGAAATGTGAGGAGCTCCCACCATGGATAGATGTGTCGACCAATTAATGAGGAGTGTTTGGTGGAATAGATAAATATTTAATGAGAAACCAATACGAAGCGTACGATTGTAGAagctaaatttcaaaaaatgaaCTAAGGTCAGAGGTTAGAATCAATAACTTCTAAACTGGATCATAGCTCCAGACCTAGCACAATAATAGCTGTTGCACTACtatctttagtttttttttttttttttttggattaaagaAGGTATATTAAAAATCAAATGCAGGACCACCAAGAGGTTAGAGCCAAGCCAACCAGTGCCACAatacttgcattttttttttttttttttttttttttttggtaaaaggcCATGGTGCTTTCACCTCACTTCATTTTTAAGGAAGGGGAACTGAAAAAAGACAATTGGTATTTCTCACGTTCGCTCAGTTTGTTGCAATGGAAGTctaaagagaagggaagtgaaattttcatactttagaaataaatatttataatcattatcccatgtgattatataaattatttaatttttttaatcatatttagtaatgatatattttacatttaatttttaatttacatattatagcaaaggtttttggatgcaaagtaaaatgaaattttataaccaaatatggaatgatttgaagttaatgttaaagttacatgggtaatgattacatatatttttttcttaagtttgaaaattcacttcccttcccttcaattccccttacaaccaaacatagccagaAGGAAAGAACCACTTTTGCAGGCcggtttggactttggattcGCCCCCTCACACTCACAGAAAAGTCACTTGCCTTAAATACCACTCCTTTATTGGCAACAAAGAACAAAATTGGTGGCCTAGCCAAGTGGTCCCAGCCAACGTCTAGGGGAGGAGGTCATGGGATCGAATCATATTCTATGTAagtgtgggtgggtgggtgggtgcaaGAGAAGGTGGTCATTGCTAGTGATGCTCATGCAGTGATGAAATgttaaaattaattatttaagaAATGGCCTCATTTAATTAATTACATGTCAAATCTTAGTCTCAAATTCTATCATTTGCCCTCTCTA encodes the following:
- the LOC122070018 gene encoding endonuclease 1 isoform X1 yields the protein MGMKVLRWLSPLFLVLSIGFVFVFISAPGAHAWSKEGHIMTCRIAQSLLDPAASEVVRHLLPENVDGDLSSLCTWPDQIRHWYKYRWSSPLHFIDTPDQACSFDYSRDCHDQHGLKDMCVAGAVQNFTSQLAHYKEGSSDRRRKGTGPYNMTEALIFLAHFMGDVHQPMHVGFTSDEGGNTIDLRWFRHKSNLHHVWDREIILTAEKELYNNDMDLFQEDIQNNFTHGVWSDDLSSWTNCDDLSACPTKWAAESIDLACKWGYKGITAGETLSDEYFNSRFPIVAKRIAQGGVRLSMILNRVFGHQPNHHHHRQEVLATT
- the LOC122070018 gene encoding endonuclease 1 isoform X2; the encoded protein is MGMKVLRWLSPLFLVLSIGFVFVFISAPGAHAWSKEGHIMTCRIAQSLLDPAASEVVRHLLPENVDGDLSSLCTWPDQIRHWYKYRWSSPLHFIDTPDQACSFDYSRDCHDQHGLKDMCVAGAVQNFTSQLAHYKEGSSDRRHNMTEALIFLAHFMGDVHQPMHVGFTSDEGGNTIDLRWFRHKSNLHHVWDREIILTAEKELYNNDMDLFQEDIQNNFTHGVWSDDLSSWTNCDDLSACPTKWAAESIDLACKWGYKGITAGETLSDEYFNSRFPIVAKRIAQGGVRLSMILNRVFGHQPNHHHHRQEVLATT